One Nymphaea colorata isolate Beijing-Zhang1983 chromosome 12, ASM883128v2, whole genome shotgun sequence genomic window, GTTGGATCGAACATGGTGGGACCATATTAAAATATAAtctctcacatttttttttaatgaacacCGATGAACTGCGCCTTGGATTCGTGTACGTTTAGGCCTTCATTGTTCATGTACTCGTCGGTAATTCCTAAGGGGCGTTTGAGAAAAGTATTCAAGAGAGACTTGCAAAAAGGGTCGAATCTAAAACTTGAGACTGAAATTTTGGTATTGTACAATTAAAATTGTTAAACATGAAAAGTTCTAAACAAATTTTTCACCTTGTTCAAATCTTAACGAAAGTTTTGGGTTTAAGCTTCTCCAAGATAAGATTCTAATGGAGGTGAATATATCATATTGTGTATGAATCCAATGTAGTGTATCTGTCTCCAAGGCATAACGTAGTTGATTGGATTAGTAGACCGATGAAAGTTTGGTGATCAATTTGATTGTTTTGGACACTATTCATCTGTGTTGCAAATGGTTAATGTATGACATTATGGTTGACAGGTATCCTTAATGACATTATAGTTGACAGGTATCCTGCTCTCTATCCAAGTCTTAAAGCAACTATGAACCCCAAAAACAGGGAGAGAGGGGCTCCCTTTCCCCACACCTTCTCTCCCCCACCCCCATCCAAGTTCACCATATCTGGattgcaaatttaaaatttattaaaattttttattacaaaattgtGAAATCAAAATAGAGTCTTGGCTGGGCTCTACGTGAAATTGGTAGCAAAATGATCCCTCCACATCgcttttgaaataggaaagatctgaaaaaaggaaaggcGTGACACCTGTACCTTATACTTTCTCACCATCcagttttgatgtttgtttcgTTAATAGTGGAAGTTTTAGACCATCCTTCCACTTCAACATTTTCCCTTCATTTTGGAATGAAACGAGCAGGATCTTGAGAGTATCAAAGTCCGCACTCTCAAGCCAGCCTTTTTGGCATACCGTGAATATTTTTGAATGATCAGAAACCACTCATTAAGCAGCAGACAAGCCATGGACACCCCATAAGTAAATATTGATTTAGATGGAGATCCGGGAAGCGACAGATATGAAGATGGACTCTCGTTTTCTAATTTGAAGTTCATTATCATTGAGAATGCAGTCAAAAACTCTGTTATCGGACCTGCATCAGGCAAATGAGCCTGTATCGCCATATAGAATTTACATGTAATAACAGCTATGGGATACGCTTATGCTTGTTGCAAGCTTTGTAACATTTCTTTCCACTTCGTCGAGTACTAGTCCTAATCGAGTCAAGTTAGAAATATGACCGCTGAGCCTACACAATCCAACTTAGTCAAGGCAGACTGCTTGATCACAAAGAACCATATCTTGCCAAGGTTGCATGCAGAATCGTTAAGGCTTTCAAGTCTTTCAATTTGTAGTCAAGTTAGTTTTATTTGCAAAAGACAACCACCCATGGATTTAAACTTAGGCTACTAATGGCATGGTTGGACTTAAATAACTTGGTTCCTggttagagagagaggagggaggagaGATAGATTCAATCGGAAGTTTCATCAAGACAATCCAACACAAGTGCCTCCCTGTTGCGTGTTATAAGCAGTTATAATCCAAAGCACCACCAATCCAACAATAGAGATTTAACACAGGCAAGGCTCTGTATATCGGATTGCAGCAAATTTCACAGAAGGTCTGCACCTTAAACAGAGGATAAGGTGAAATACAATTATAGAACGTCCAACTTACCCACGCAAACCATGCGAGTACCGAgaaaccaaaatttgaaaagtgaaaagtaCATTATAGGAAACATGTTTCATTTTTAAGCCAATTAAAATAACTGCtagcatttgaaaaattatgaatgAATGCCTACAtgcttcaaatattttataaacagaggtcttaaaaaacaaaatttctgcAACACGAATGGTCAGTGGTCACCACGATATCACTTTCAGTCTTCCTCAACTAGGCTTGAACTTGGAgtccagaattttttttgttccaatCACGCAATTAGAAATGGCGCCGAACATGACATCCTCATGAgaaatttccttcttttctcccATCGGAGTTTAGCTATATAGAAAAAGGTTAAAGTTTAAGACGGGCAAACAATATCGGCCAATGTTAGAAAATCCTTTCTAATGAGAACTTTTTGTATATAATCCTGTTTTAAGACGTACTTTAAAAAACACTGTGCTTTGATTTGAGGGCAAAGGAGACTACGGAATATTTTACACGTTGGTTCTGCTGTTTAGATGGAGGAGATTCTTCGATAAATATTTTCAGAATTCAGGCAGTCATTCATGATTTCTCCAACATTAACAGTTATTCGTgtttttaaaaatcattaaaaCTGAATAAACATCAGCAAAGGCAAATTCATCTCTCCAGAGGACTATAGTGCTTGTGAGCCTAACTCTGCTGAAACGTAAAGATTGAAACTCAGGTTCATTTTATAAAAACCGAATCCTAGGAAATGACCGTACCATGATGTATTCACTAGTATAGCCATCAAAGAATTGATTCACACTGGGATACAAGGTTGAAATACAATAACACGTACTGTTTCAGTATATAAGATTTAACCTATAACGAAGTGTTAGATTTAAGATGGACATAGTTCAGATTTAAGATGGCATAGTAATGAATTAGAAGCAATTATGATTATGGTGCAACAAATACTCAAGCCTTTATAGATGTCAATCAAATACCGCATAACTATAAGTGGAATCCAGAAGCCTAGATTCCAGAAAACAGAAACATCCAACAAAAAGATAACCACTGCATAGAGAatcaaaaacaaagagaatggGCCATTACAAGGAGGAAACAATGTAGCTGCTTAGTGGGAAACCTCGCCAAGGTTCAAGCAAAGAAAAATCCAGATAATCAGCACAATTTACATTAGTAATCCAACATAAGCAAGCACAACTAGAttctgaaatgaaaaacaaaggtGCACAATCATCTCAGGCATAtacattcatgattcaacaaacaaaaaacaaacaaaatggcTCACCATGAATCTGTGACTGGGTAAAAAAGCATAGCAGATATACTCCCTTTTCCAAGTCAATCGTGTTGACACTAACCAGGATCCCATCAAAATGAAGGGCCTAAGTTGGAGGGTTATGTACACCACCTACCTGAATCCTTTAAGCCAACAGAAACAAACGTATGTGAACTCTTAACCGCATATACGAGTAAAAATTCAGCATTTTGATCTTCATGGCGCACAAGTCTTCAATCACAAAAGGATTTGTATGAAAAGGATGAAGCAATTGTGGCATCTGACAAGTCAATCTAAGCgagtttaaaaataatttcaagcCACCTAACTGAGGTCCTGCAAAGATGCCATCTTCTAAGGAACTGCTTTAGGAATAACACTGTTGAAACTTGCTGCTTTTGCAACCACTGAGATTGTCACTTGACGTCTTCAAAGTCATACTCTACCACCAGTTTCTAAATATGACAGCTCAACAATTGATCATACAACATGACAGATCTACAATTGATCATACACTGACAAAATTTGATAGCAACATTGACAACATGTGACCCTAATATGACAGAGAAATACTGTAATCTAGCCAACATCTAACGACACATGATTGTGTTTAGGCCTTTAGGGTAATCCCAACATaatatatatgcacaaatgATTGGTTAACCTTTTTGTTAGAGGAGACATGGAGCTCACTGCCCAAATTAGTCCTATCCTGCAAAGTTGAGCTGGAGaaacaatgataaaaaaagtCCAACTGTGAAGTACCTCAAAATCCCCTAGAATATCATTCTAACaatgttctaacttctaagggCATGTTTGACCAGGGAATAAGGACACTGACGACACTGCACCTCAAGACAACCATTCTAAGATGAGTTGTTATGTGACCATCCTTTCATGTCACACCTAAAGAGGTGAGAAGGAAATGCAAGGAAAAATAACATGAATGAGGGTGCCCATTCTCCCGTTTAACTGTATATAATACAGGAGGGACCAACAGTTATAAAGATGGTGTCATACGACCATTTTCTCCACCCTTTCAAACAATGAAAGCAAAACACACCCTAAAATAAAACTCAGAATGCCACGTAAATGGTTCCTTGCTACTCCCATGTGCAACTTGGAGAAACCATGAGATTGGACACTATCCTAGGGGTACAAGTTGATTGAAATTTAAGCAGCACTTGGACAGACTTGGACAACACAAAAATTAGTAGGATCATAGAAGCTTCTGGATATTAGAGAAGGATGCATCTTGGCTGGTCACTGGTGAACCTCTTTTGTGGTAATCATCCAAGTGTGTTACTTTTACATGATATAGGCTTTTCTGGTGAAATCTGCCAAACAACCGCAGGAACCAACCACTCTGCAATCATCTGCTGCCAGGACAACAACACATGGCAGGCGATGACAGCTTCATTCAATGACAATCAGTCATTGGCTCACTTCAaagcagtgttgtacgtatcatacgatacagggcCGTATCACGATACGTACCGGTAtcatttacaaaatacgatatgATACATcccctgtatcgtaaataggggtgtatcgtgcttgtatcgtacgatacgtacaataCAGGCtcatgtatcgtacgatacggtgcgatacaagctgatttcaaaaaagggaGGTTCAAATCCGCCTTTTTcgagttttctttataaaagcccgtcccttcttcatttctaacctagGGATTGTGCCGCTGTGGAGAAAAATCATCGATTTCTACCattaaatcatcgattttcactgcgaaatcatcgattaaaccatgaaTTTGTGCATGGTTGGTTGATTCCCACTAGGAGGAGAgaggtttttttaaaaagtgaagatgaagatgaagaaaaagatggagatgaggatgaaaataaatatgatgaagatttgAATGAAAGTCGAGAGTGCTtccattttatatgtattgacattaagcattttcacaatttcattatcatcttgtgatgtaatacataacatctaaaacttgttttttgatgtggtatctcatagacgtATGGACCTcatgacttatgaatctatggttatgaaattatgatatacgttatgtaattgttgacttgttgtgctttctatattaatattattatgaattttgatgtttacgaatgatgaaccataactttatagcaataataagtctatcattctgtaaaacatgtttttttatgaagaacatattattttttattcttactgatttttcatgattttttcgattttttttcctatttttttatttattaaaaataatgataTGGTTGTGATATTTTATGGCgcatcttaaagccagaccgatacggcttacattgcactttttacaacattgcctcAAAGAGCATATGTATAAACTTTTTGCTTTTGCAGGAAACAATTTAGAACTTGAAAATGTTAAGCAACCTCAATGGTCACGCAATATCTAGGGAAAAGTCTCAATACAATGAGGCGATGAATACTCAAATGTCCTTGCTGGTAGTTAAGATGTAAAGGATATAATTTTTGGTAGATTTCACACGAACAAGCTTTTTTAATCATTTAGCTGATGGATGCAAATTGCACTGGTTAGGCCACGCTGTTTCATCGTTATCATGCCATAGAAAAACATGTCCTTTTCTAGTCATGTAGTTGAAACATTAGGTCACTTAACCTCAATGAATTGAGTCAAGTTCCTTCCCAGGTTTTCACATTTGAAAACAGATGAAACTAGAGTCTGCCAAACCAACCAATTTATTGATCATGGACAAATCTGACCCGGTAAGCACACAGCAATCGTTGATTATCAAGATCAAACAACAGTCAAGTCTGCTATGCTACTCATGTGGGTAGATTTGAATGGCTGCCGTGCAGCCTCAACATGGCTGACTCCAATAATTTGGTAGGCCAGAGCTGCATTCGCACACAGACCAGCATAAGATGTGTTTGAATGCAGGTGCAGTGACCTCACTAACTTTGCATGGATCTTTGCATCTTATGGTGATACAAATGCCTGGTAGAATTATCTGACAAGTGACAACTCAAAACGTAATCTAAAGATAATCTAGAAAGTCCTAGTAAATCAATTAAACCCCAGTCAATAAACAACAGGCAGAATTTAGGAAAACTAcataaattataataaaaaatatatcaagatTACAAATTTTTATAACATGCAATTATTCTGAACCTTCTCAAATCCAAATGTGATCAGATATagttcaacattttgataataactTGATTAGATAAAGATGAATTTACCAGGAAAGCATATTCCAGTGCTCCAACATAGAAAATCTTGGTTCATTGTGCATTGCAATATCTGCAGCTAGAACAACAATAGTAAGACCAAAGctttaaaagaaatattaaaaagagaTTTCCTAGCAGTAAGATGGATTCATCTATAAGAACAGCAGAAGATAAAATAAACATAGCAACCCCAAACGAATTTCACACAattaacattttcatatttatcaCTCTTTTGAGTGTGAATAGTGATGGAATAAGTTTTCCCCATCATTTACGTGATCACGTTCTCAAAGAAAGCATTCAGAGCAGCATTCACTGATTTCTCAACCAAAATCATTTTCCACTACAATCTTATTAGGTTTCAATTTTACCTGAAAATGCCAAGGGCCTGTGAGAAAACAAACTATTGCTTTTCTTAGAACCTGAATCAGTCAAAATCATCGTCCCAATCACAACTACCAGCACTGCAAGAACGATTGAGGACTTTGtggaatggaaaaaaaactATTGCAATAAATGGATAATTCCATGGTGGTTATCACTGCATTAAAGGAAGAACACATTGGCGGACAAACCAACTTAAGAAGACACACTTACCAACACAGGCACACTTAGGTATTCGAGATCTTGTCACCTGATGattgacaaaaaaattttaaaataagaagCATGCAAGGACTGCATAGTGACTCACAATCAAATTCCTTCAACATCAATTAGGGCAAAATTTATGGATATGATAATTACGAAATGAACTAGGTGCCTTTAAAAGTTTCAGTGACAAGTCCATTATAGATTACATAACCAAATGATATCCTTAAATTGTCAAATAGAAGATCCATTTTCTTATCAAGCTACCTAGACAGGAAGAGGACTTTGATCACCAACACAACCCATAGGAACCGAGTTGTCCTGCAAAACAAGCAGTAAAACAACTTCTACCAGCACAAAGTGGGTtagaacaacaagaagaatgcaTGATAAACTAAAAATGGTGTAGAAAAGTAAATGCTACTCATCACATACAACATCCACCTGGTAACCAATGAAAACCACCACCATGGAGATACATCATCATTTGCTCAGTCAAGTTGCCAAACAgtgagaaaatttgtttctcCTGTTATTAAATCATTACTAAGTGTCAGGATCACTGGACACGTCCTTGGAGGATGACGAATATTCGTCAGAACTGGAAGAAGATGTATCTCGATGCTTCCTtctctgttttctttccttatgACTACGTGTATGCTTTCTATGACTTCTATGCCTCTTCATTCTCCTTCTGCTCTTATCAAGAAAATCATCCTCATCCGAATCATCTCTTCTGTGTTTCCTGTCATGTCGGTTTTCAGTCTCTTCTGGGTCTTCCCCCTTATGCCTTCTATAATGCTTCTCATACTCTTCAGACCTTTCTCTTTTAACCCTTTTGTGCCTGTCACCTTCTAATTCCTCTTCCTGATGTTTACCGTGACGATTCTTGAGATTTTCATCAGAATATTTTCTCTTATGTTTCTTATGCCGGCTTTTACCATGTTTGCTCCTTCTGTCCCTAGATTTTGACCTCCTTTTGGACCTTCTCTTGCCATGTCGTTTTGTTGCAATTTGAGCATTCAGGTCATCATCAATCCTTTCAAGCTCAtcactttccttttccttttccggTCCTACAGTAGTTGGATAGGGCAACAGATTCATGTTCATATCCTCACCTGCCTCTGATGATGTATCTGTTTTTTCCTGTCTCAAACCAGCATACTCATCTCTACCTGTGCTGTGACTAATTAAACCGTCTTCTGTAATATTTTCTAAGAGGTGTTGGTCCTTGATCTCATCTATCTGCCCCTCAGCTACTATTTTCCGACAGCAATCAGAATCTTTAACATGATTGGTGGACTTCAAGTTATGGCCGGCATCATTCTGAAGATGTGAGCTTCTGGAGTCAGGTTCCCTGCCCTCCGATCTGTAGCTTCGTTCAACCTTGGGTTCAAAAGATTTCTCCCTTCTACTAGTTGAAGCACCTAAATCATCAGAAGTTTTGCCACTCCCAGATAACTTCCAACTCTGGGTATTCTTTTGATCATGATATTGATCACCAACTTTTGATGGCATGTTTTCGTCTTCACTTGCTTCAAGTGACATGGATACCACCTCTTCATCTGAACCACTATGACTGCTGCAATTTCCAGATTCAGGTGCAGATCTTACAAGTTTGGGGCTTCTCTCTGTGCTTTCCATAACCTTCTCACCAGAATGACTAGTAGAAATAGATCCTGATCTCACAGATGAGCTTGAGTGATCATTTCTGGACAATTTTTTACCATTGGAAATGTCATGCTCACGGTGTCTGTACATTTGTTCAGACCAATCATTCTTCTGAAGATTAGTAACGCCATCATCATCCCTGCTGACACTTCCTGCATGATGCCTACCACTGGAGTTTTGGCTGCCATCAGAGGGAGTCAAGCTTTGCTTACCTGTAAACCTCTTGTCACTACCTTTTGACTGTTCTGGACTTGGAGTGTGGCTGCTGCTGTTAATAGGACTTCTTGAAATCCTATGCAACCTTCTCTCAGTACTGTGGTCTGATATAGGAGAACGGGATCTATAAGGGCCACGACGCCAAGAAGAGGACCTGTCAAGCAAATGCTTCTCTGTTTTGGATCTGGACAGTGATCGACTGCCTCTGCTCCTGCTTCTACTTCTGCTTCTCTTCCTACGGTAAGAGGCATAATCTTTGTCATGATAACGACGATCAAAATCTCTTCTACGGCTTGAGCTGTAGAAGTTGTCATAACCACGGTTACCATATCGATAATATCTCCGACTTCTATAACTACTGAAGCCCCTAGAGGAATATCTTTCACGTTCAGAGCGTCTAGTCCTATGTCTGACAGGTGACGAAGAAATGGATCGAGAACGTGATCTAGACTTGGAGGAATGAGTAATTGAAGGAGAATGTGGTCTAGACTGGGATTCAGATCTTTCCCTGCATAAAGAAAAAGTGAAGTCATCTTCCTATTTTTGCATGCTTCTGTAAAGCCAGGATACAACACAATATAAACTCTCTCTcagacacacacaaacacacatgtAACCTATATATATTTAGatgtgaaagaaagagagagaaagggaattCATAAAGAATATGAAACTGGAAAAGTAGGTGGGTTAGGATATAAATACAGTTAAAAGATTAGTTCTCTACAAGAATCAATAGAATCATGTTTCTATTAAGAAAGTAAGAGGCATGAAATTAACAATGACATAACTGTCCTAAAACCATATTTTAACAATATCTTTTAACTCTGATTTTTGCCATGTGTGCAGAAtctgtagaaaaaaaattgtcaatttATGATTCTATGAATCTACAGTTCATGCATTACAAAAGTACATGCCATTCTTTTTGGTTCAGGAAGTAGCAATCACACTCTTAGTCCTATGTTCTGTTTTCTCTTTGGCTATTCAAAGCAGTCAGATATCCTGTCGATCATATCTTCTATTTGTtccttatattttattttctaatttcatttaTGAATATCAAAAACAATGGGAATGGGATTTACAAGTTGTAAAATGTAGAAATTGACTTTTACATTGAACCGAGGCCTTAAATCTTGATGCTAGAAAGTGGAAACTTCATACTAATTTTTCACACACAATTTTGTGATTTATCTGATTCACCAATATGACTAGCCAGAttacaatttttaaaagtttaccgtacttttcctgtttttttcccttttttttcaagctcgccgtgtTATACCTGAGATAAACCTCcctgtttaaaactccaaaacattatttgtgactatgataatatatatattgaacaTTAGacacaactttaaaaaattggacactatacatatacatatacaatataatataatatgatataaaattttatagggaaaagaagaataaCAAATTCTACAAGAAAGAATGACAAAATGCTAACATATAAAATGCAAATATGATACTTGATGACTTTACAAGTGGTAACTACATGAAGCATATTGATGTAAAGTTGTAAGCGTTATAAGAAAatgcacatatgaaaaaaatcatcacTCCAGCTTTTACACTTCATCTTTTTTGAAGCATTTGACAAAATATATGAGTGGAACTGAAATAGCAACGGTAAGTGCATTGCAGAAGCATGTGATACacatatttttttggatatttcatatttcaaaagtGGCATGTCCCAGGCATGTTGGTGTCGGACATGGTCTGACATGACACTTCTTGTTCTTTGAAGTGTATGCAACATAGAATATACCTGTTCAAACAAGGTTCATCGGTGTTTCCTTTCCCTTCAATTGCTTTTTCTCCAGTTAAAAACTTGCTGATTTGTGCTGCACGGGCGGCTGCTTCCTCAGCAGCCGCTTTAACACTGACAGCATTTGCTGCTGCCTGCTGTTGTGCTAATAGTTGCTGATTTAGTAAAGATTGCTGAAAATGGTACTGCTGAAGTGCTATAGCATGCTGCATCAATGGTGTGTTGATAGGCTGCAGAGGCACATAAGCAGGTGCTTTCCCAACAGAGTCAGAATACTGTTGACTTGATGGCACCCCTGCATTGGAATTGCTATTTGGTGTTCCAGCACCAGGTTCCATAACCTTCACCCAAATTTCACCTCTCTTGTAACTCCTCTGAAATTAGAACTGAAAACAATTCATCAGTCGTAGACCCATAGCCAACTGCAAATACAAACATCCTACAAAGAAATGAAGCTGATTAAGGACATTAGAAATTATTTTCTAAATAAGTGGTAACTTTGTAAAACATACTGAACAATTTGTGTGAACTTCCCTACAGGTGACCCATGTATAAAGTATGGCAAACAATTTTCATACTCAGAATGCTCCTTGCAAAGAAGGTGCATAGAAAGGAGCAAAAATGCAAAGACATTTGCACATCATGCTCTGATAGCATTGCATCAATGTCAAAAAGTGAAACATCTCAAGCATGTCCCACATAAGAAATGAATAACTACAATTATCTGATGATTCTGATCTAATCATGTCCAATGGTATGGTTAACCTACATTCTAACTAATTATGATAACTAAAGAGAAAAAACGACACATACAAATATTATTCAGATAGAAAACTAACAGCCGGAGAAGCAAAATTCACGAACTTATCAACCAGAATCCACTGCATAAGAAAGCCCACAACCAACACAAAGCAGATTGCTAAGCAATACAACTGTATAGGTAAACAtctttaaataataaaaatccaATTGACATTCTCCTCTGGATTGACTTATAATGTGATTAACAAAGAAGGAGACAGAAAATAAAGTGTACCATACAAATTCCATTGACCTAAAGGATCAGGATATATCCTCAGTTTGTAATGCAGGAGAGGATGAAGAAATGTTCTTGGACCCATATTTAAtttgtggtttttttatttttatggatTTTGGTACTTGTGTTGTATTGATTAGATTCCATCCATGATCCATGCTAGATAAGGGCTTTTTTTGCCTATTACATTCTTATTTAGGCGCTGTTCTAAGCTTGCCCAATTTGGTTAATTAAGAATTTCTGTTCTCTAATTTTATTTAGGTTTTCTCTACATTAGTAGCATATGAGTAGGATAAAATGGGCCTTTCTTAAGATTCATTCCTGAATTTGCATCAATTTGATATCTGACTTAGGTTGATCATCACCTTGATCATGATGTTGCATAGTTCTAGAAGTGAGCAACGAGAAGCAATGGAAGCACATCTGAAACATGCAGACACTATCAATGTGTTATTATGTGGAATCAGGTATATGCAAGGTGTGGGTATACATCTCCAACATGCATGAAaataatttgatcaaaatttCAGGTGGAACAGCTTAGACACTTAGGATGCGTGACCTATGACCAGAAACTGACAGCATGTAATATGAATTTACCAAAATCCGAGAACATCCATGCAACAAACCATGTTCATCAACTAGACATGCAGAAACTAtcaaccacaaaaaaaaaagaccagcTTCAAGACCACAAGTGGTCAACAGCAAGCTAAATGTTGGCAATGTTTGGTAAGTTTGTTGGCAGTT contains:
- the LOC116265442 gene encoding uncharacterized protein LOC116265442 encodes the protein MEPGAGTPNSNSNAGVPSSQQYSDSVGKAPAYVPLQPINTPLMQHAIALQQYHFQQSLLNQQLLAQQQAAANAVSVKAAAEEAAARAAQISKFLTGEKAIEGKGNTDEPCLNRERSESQSRPHSPSITHSSKSRSRSRSISSSPVRHRTRRSERERYSSRGFSSYRSRRYYRYGNRGYDNFYSSSRRRDFDRRYHDKDYASYRRKRSRSRSRSRGSRSLSRSKTEKHLLDRSSSWRRGPYRSRSPISDHSTERRLHRISRSPINSSSHTPSPEQSKGSDKRFTGKQSLTPSDGSQNSSGRHHAGSVSRDDDGVTNLQKNDWSEQMYRHREHDISNGKKLSRNDHSSSSVRSGSISTSHSGEKVMESTERSPKLVRSAPESGNCSSHSGSDEEVVSMSLEASEDENMPSKVGDQYHDQKNTQSWKLSGSGKTSDDLGASTSRREKSFEPKVERSYRSEGREPDSRSSHLQNDAGHNLKSTNHVKDSDCCRKIVAEGQIDEIKDQHLLENITEDGLISHSTGRDEYAGLRQEKTDTSSEAGEDMNMNLLPYPTTVGPEKEKESDELERIDDDLNAQIATKRHGKRRSKRRSKSRDRRSKHGKSRHKKHKRKYSDENLKNRHGKHQEEELEGDRHKRVKRERSEEYEKHYRRHKGEDPEETENRHDRKHRRDDSDEDDFLDKSRRRMKRHRSHRKHTRSHKERKQRRKHRDTSSSSSDEYSSSSKDVSSDPDT